The Numida meleagris isolate 19003 breed g44 Domestic line chromosome 20, NumMel1.0, whole genome shotgun sequence genome has a window encoding:
- the KCNAB2 gene encoding voltage-gated potassium channel subunit beta-2: MYPESTTDSPARLSLRQTGSPGMIYSARYGSPKRQLQFYRNLGKSGLRVSCLGLGTWVTFGGQITDEMAEQLMTLAYDNGINLFDTAEVYAAGKAEVVLGNIIKKKGWRRSSLVITTKIFWGGKAETERGLSRKHIIEGLKASLERLQLDYVDVVFANRPDPNTPMEETVRAMTHVINQGMAMYWGTSRWSSMEIMEAYSVARQFNLIPPICEQAEYHMFQREKVEVQLPELFHKIGVGAMTWSPLACGIVSGKYDGGIPPYSRASLKGYQWLKDKILSEEGRRQQAKLKELQAIAERLGCTLPQLAIAWCLRNEGVSSVLLGASNADQLMENIGAIQVLPKLSSSIVHEIDSILGNKPYSKKDYRS, from the exons ATGTATCCGGAATCCACCACGGACTCCCCGGCACGACTCTCGCTGAGGCAGACGGGCTCCCCCGGCATGATCTACAG CGCGAGGTATGGGAGCCCCAAGCGCCAGCTCCAGTTCTACAG aaatCTGGGCAAGTCCGGGCTGCGCGTGTCCTGCCTCGGCCTGG GGACATGGGTGACATTCGGAGGGCAGATCACGGACGAG ATGGCCGAGCAGCTGATGACTTTAGCGTACGACAATGGCATTAATCTGTTCGACACTGCAGAAGTCTACGCTGCCGGCAA GGCCGAGGTTGTGCTGGGAAACATCATCAAGAAGAAGGGCTGGAG ACGATCCAGCCTGGTCATCACCACCAAGATCTTCTGGGGAGGAAA AGCAGAGACGGAGCGGGGACTGTCCCGGAAGCACATCATCGAAG GTCTGAAGGCATCGCTGGAGCGGCTGCAGCTGGACTACGTGGACGTGGTGTTCGCCAACCGGCCCGACCCCAACACGCCCATGGAAG AGACGGTGCGCGCCATGACCCACGTCATCAACCAGGGGATGGCCATGTACTGGGGCACGTCGCGCTGGAGCTCCATGGAGATCATG GAGGCGTACTCGGTGGCGCGGCAGTTCAACCTGATCCCGCCCATCTGCGAGCAGGCCGAGTACCACATGTTCCAGCGGGAGAAGGTGGAGGTGCAGCTGCCTGAGCTCTTCCACAAGATAG GTGTTGGCGCCATGACCTGGTCCCCGCTGGCGTGCGGCATCGTCTCGGGGAAGTACGATGGTGGCATCCCTCCGTACTCAAGAGCATCACTGAAG GGATACCAGTGGCTGAAGGACAAGATCCTGAGCGAGGAAGGACGGCGGCAGCAGGCcaagctgaaggagctgcaAGCCATCGCCGAGCGCCTGGGCTGCACGCTGCCGCAGCTCGCCATCG CATGGTGCCTGCGCAACGAGGGCGtcagctccgtgctgctggGAGCCTCCAACGCCGACCAGCTGATGGAGAACATCGGAGCCATCCAG GTCCTTCCCAAGCTGTCGTCTTCCATTGTCCATGAGATCGACAGCATCCTGGGCAACAAACCCTACAGCAAGAAGGACTACCGCTCCTAG